TGTGCCTTTTTACCGCTGATAGGGATACTGACAGGGTTTTTGCCGAATATTGAGGCGAAGAAGAAACTTTAGTCAATGGACGATAGTCGATAGACCATAGTGTTTGATTTTGCAATCGCGGCCATCGACCTTCGTCTATAAGCCATGGACTATTATCAAATCACCGCCGTTTCCACGTTCTCGTCTTTAAACCCGCCGAAGACTACAAAATTCATGTTCTTGTAGATGCAATCTACGTCGTTAAAGCCTGCCTTTTCCAGCATATGCAATTGAGTTTCCAGCGGGGCCAGTTTATCCAGTTTAGTGCGTTCAAAAGCCTGGATAAGAGCTTCGTGGTCCAGACCAGAGTGGGTCACCGTTTCACGCCAGTTGTATTTGTACAGGCTGTCGAACAATAAATTTCGCCCGGCTACCTGGTCGGCGTTGATGAAAAGGCCGCCGTCGTTAAGTGCCTTGTAAATGTTCTTGTACAGTTTGGCCTTGTCCGCATCTTCCAGGTGATGAATGGCCAAACCCGAAATAATGAGGTCGTATTTGCCGGGCAGCGCGTCTTTACCAAAGTCCAGTTCTATGTATTCAAAATTGCTCTCACCTTCGAAACGTTCTTTTGCCACGTTCAGCATCTGTCCCGAAACGTCGAGCAGGGTAAATTTCAGGTCGGGTTTTTCGCGGTGAATAAATTGCGAGAAGAGGCCGGTTCCCGCACCAATATCCAATGCAGTTTTGGCATGGGTCAAACTCCTTACCAGCGGCATACAGGCCGTATAAAAATCTTGAAAACAAGGGATCAGGAATTCGCGCTGCGAATCGTATCTCTTTGAAACGTTTCCGAATTGTTCTTTTATCTCGTTCATAGGCTTTGGTTGTTTGGTAAATTAACAATCCGAATTCAAAAAAGTTCGGTTACTCCATCGAGGGCTGGGTTGGTTCTGGTATCACCAGCTTTTTGTTAAAGTTCGGGAATAATTGAGGTATCTTATTATAGGTACCCCGGTTAATATCAATAAAATACCAAAACTTCCCGCCATCCTTTGTAACGGCCAGCAAATAGCTGTTGTTAACTATGCGGCTGTTAGGCGATTTAAGCGCTATCCGCTGCGGGATAAGACAGTGTATCTCGGTACCGGCTTTGTAAAACTTGCCCGGCGAGCCAACCGCCGCATCGGCGAAGGAAAATCCCTGGGCATTCATCTGCTCCATTCCCTGTTTAATGGTGGCCATCATCTTTTCTTTGCCGCCCATCTGTGTAACTATTTTGGGGTAGGTGTGATCTACCACTGTTGCATAGTCGCCCTTTACAAGGGCATCCGCCACAGCTTGCGCCTGGTGTTTAAGTTTTACCGTATCCTGCGCAAGCGACGCGGCAGGGATCAAAAGAATGATAACAGCTTTTATAAAAAATTTCATGATGCAATTTATCAGCTTTATGCGATAATCCAAGCCCGGAACCGGCGATTTTCAATCATCATTTAAATTCCACATCTTTAAAATTATTAACTGATCGTCATGAAAAGAACCTGCCTGCTTGCCCTGCTGTTGATCCCCTTTTTTGTCAGCGCCCAAAATGCCGATTCTGTTTGGTTTGTTAACCATTACACCAAAAAGGAGGTTACCATACCCATGCGTGATGGCATCAAACTTTTTACTTCTGTTTACCTGCCGAAGGACAAGGCTGAAAAGCATCCGATTTTAATGGAGCGCACGCCTTACAGCTGTCAGCCTTATGGAACCGCGTTCCTGCCTTTCTGGAAAACACACCTGATGCAGTATTGCAAAGAGCAGTATATCATGGTGATACAGGACGTTCGCGGCAGATGGATGAGCGAGGGCGAATTTGTGGATGTGCGGCCCTTCAACCCAAACAAGAAAACAAAGCAGGATATTGACGAGTCGACCGATGCTTATGATACGATCGACTGGATGGTGAAAAACCTGGAAAATAATAATGGGAATGTAGGTGTCCTGGGTACCTCGTACCCCGGATTTTATTCCAATATGGCCTCGCTGAGCGGGCACCCGGCGTTAAAAGCGGTTAGCCCCCAGGCGCCGGTAACTGATTGGTTTGTGGGTGATGATTTTCATCATAACGGCGCTTTCTTTGTGATGGACGCATTTGACTTTTATTTTGGCGGTGGCTTCGGTCAGCCGCATCCCAAACCAACACCTTTGCCGGCTAAGAAATACGACTACCCCGTACACGATAATTACGAGTTCTATTTGCGTGCCGGCGCCCTGCCAAATTTGACAAAATTGGTTGGTGACAGCCTTAAATTCTGGAATGAAATGATGAACCATCCAAACCGCGATGCATGGTGGCAGGCACGAAATGCAAGGGTTGGGGTGAGGAATGTAAAACCTGCAATAATGATAGTGGGCGGTGAATTTGATGCTGAAGATTGCTTTGGTGCGTGGAACTTATACCAGGCGCTGGTAAAACAAAGCCCTGCTACCAATAGCAGGCTAGTGATGGGACCCTGGTACCATGGCCAGTGGGAAAATAACGACGGGACGCACCACGGCAATATCCAGTTCGGCAGCAATACCAGCGAGTGGTATGCCAACTATATCGAGGTGCCGTTTTTTAATTATTATCTGAAGGGAAAGGGGTCGGTTGACAGCATTACGAAAGCCACTATTTACTTTACCGGCGAAAACAAATGGCACCGCTCACCGCAGTGGCCGCCTGCAGATATGACACCGACACCGGTTTATTTAGAGCCAAAAGGAAATCTGTCCTTCAGTGCAGAGGGGAATGATAAGAACACATCAGACAGCTACATCAGCGACCCGGCAAAACCGGTTCCTTATGATGAGGGCGTACATTTTAACCGCACGCGTACCTATATGTCCGACGATCAGCGTTTTGCTTCGCGGAGGACAGATGTATTAAGCTACCAAACCGGGATACTGGATAAGGATGTAACCCTTGGCGGACCTGTAATTGCCGACCTGGTAGTAAGCTTATCCAATACCGATGCCGATTTCGTGGTTAAGCTGATAGATGTTTACCCGGATAATGGGTCGTACAATAATGTGGATATTTACGCCGAAGAGGACCAGAAAGGGCCCTATCCCATGGGTGGGTACCAAATGTTGGTAAGGGCCGAGATCATGCGCGGGAAATTCAGGAACAGCTATGAAAAACCTGAGCCATTTGTACCCGGCAAGCAGACTGAAGTAAAGTATACGTTGCCTGATGTGGCGCATACCTTCAAAAAAGGGCACCGTATTATGATACAAATTCAAAGCAGCTGGTTCCCTTTAGTCGACCGCAACCCGCAGCAGTTTATGGATATTTATCACGCGAAAGATTCGGACTTTGTGAAGGAGACGGTCAATGTTTATCATGACCAGTCGAAGGTTGTTTTGCCGGTGCTGAAAAATAACTAATGTTATTTCGAACGCGAGCCAGCCCGGGCTATGTGCTGGCGCAAGGAGAAATCTTATTCACGCTGCATAGTTTGCTTTGCGCATGTATAAAATTTCTCCTCGTTCCTCGTCGAAATGACAGGTCTTTTTGGGCTTATTGCTTCCTTTTCAACGCCTCAGCAATGGCCTTTTCAGCCAATGGCTCCATTACCCGGTAACCTTCCAATGTTGGGTGTACGCCGTCATGAGAAAGATTTTTTGGCAGGCCTTTTTCCGCATCTACCATCTTCGAATAATAATCCAGGTAAACCACACCATTCCTGTCGGCGTAATCCTTTAGCATTTTGTTAAGGGCGATGACCTTTTCTGTGGGGATGATAGAGGGCCTCCAGGGGAAATGATTGGACGGTAGAACCGACGAGATAACGGGCCTTATACCAGCTTTACGTGCCAACTGAACCATGGAAACTATGTTACCGAAAACATTTTCCAGCTTATTGGGCCCGGTATTTTCGGCAATATCGTTAATACCAGCCAAGATAACCACCACCGATGGTTTCAGCTCGATGACATCTTCGCGGAAGCGAACCAGCATCTGTGGTGTGGTTTGCCCGCTGATGCCCCTGTCATAATAGGGCTTCCCTGCAAAGAAGGCAGAATCGGTATTTATCCAGGCGTCGGTTATCGAGTTACCCAGGAACACCACGCGTTTCTCGTTCGGCGCCGGCGGCGGTACTTTGCTATTGGCTTCTGCATACCTTCTCAGGTTGGGCCAGTCGGGCTGGCTGGCTATTCGCCGCGCTTCCGCAACCTGCGGGTCGAGGGGCGTTAAGAGGCCCTCTAATCCCAGCCACTCATAAAAGCGGTCTATCCAGTTGTCGGTGGGTATACCCTGGTGTTTCATCCCAAAACCGTGGTTGCCTTTGGCGTAAAGGTGCATTTCCGCCGAATGCCTGGATGCGAGCCATTTACTGTACAGGTCGACGCTGTGCGGCGCCAGGCCAAAACCATCATCGCTTGCTGCTGCCAAAAACATAGGCGGGGCGTCGGCCGGTATGGTTCCCTGTAATTCGGGGGGCATATATGCGTAGATGGGCGCCACATAGTCGGGTTTGTTTTCGGGCGTATAGTTATAGGCGCTTGATGCAGCCATCGTTCCGCCTGCCGAAAAACCGATGATAACAATACGGTCGGGCGAGATCCCGTATTCCGCCGCATGCTTCCGCACATAAGCTATAGCCGCGCGTGTGTCGGCAATGGCGACCGGGATAACCTTTTTGGCATCTTCCTCCATCTGTTTTACGGGTTTGGTCCGCTGTTCCTCGGTGGGGTCGTTCGTCAGGGTGTGCATTACGCGATATTTCAGCACAAACGCGGTGAGGCCCCGCCACCTCAGCCAGTCGGCAACATCAGTACCTTCGCTTTTTATGGATAATGCCTGGAACCCCCGCCCGGGCACACGATAACCGCTGTGCCCACATTGTTATCCTTCCAGGGCTGGAACACAGTGAGCGACGGATGGGTGACATTGTAAACTACCGGTGTGTGCCACAAATTACTGTCGAGCTGTTTTTCTTCCCAGTTCCAGCTTTCCGAGCCGGGCGCTGCGCCGTTATACAGTTGAATTACTTTTTGCTGAGCCTGAACGGCAAATACCGCGACCGCAAATACCGCGGTCAATAATTTCTTCTTCATGGTTAAGTTTATGGCAGATATGGGTGACAATATCAGGTTTTTTCAGAGCCTTGTCAAAGCCTATTTCGTCATTTAGTTGCCGCTATTGTAAAAATTATGTTCATGTTCTCCTTTTAAGTGTGTTTGCAGCCCGGGGATAAAATATCCGGCAATAAATTTCGTACATCTGTCTAAAAATAGTTGTTATGGCGTTACCCCAACCACAACAATATCCCTTTGGTTACATGCGCGCCAGGATATTACCTATCATTTTTGCTGTTACTGTCCTTATATTGCAATCGTGCAGCCACAAAAGGCAGGTGTATAAAAGCGAATGCGACGATGGCGTCGCTTTTAAAAAGGTCAGCTTCAACCATCTGATGGACAGTATTGAAAACTACGACCGGCAATACATCGAGGTTTCGGGTAAATACGAAGAAGGTAAGGAACTGTCGGCGCTATTTAATGACAACACGCTGAGCGGCGCAGCAGGGGATGACGCCCTTTGGGTTAATTTTAATCCCGATTGCCCTTTATACCTTGCGGGTACACGGCATGGGCTTTTTGAATACAACGATGGCCAGTTTACACAGCTCAACAACCGGTCGGTAACCCTACGGGGCAGGATAGATGTGCACAACAAAGGCAGTCATAAACGCTGCAAAGCAACTATAGACAGGGTAAGTTTGGTGAGCCTGTAATTTACACTTCCAGCACCAGGCCGTCATAAGCCAGGGTGATATTTTTCGGAAGCAGGCCTAATATGGCTTGGTGCCGCCCAAGCCGATGGCTGATGTGCGTAAAATAAGTCTCTTCAGCGCCGATCTCCTTGGCGAAAGCGATAGCTTCAACGAATGTAAAATGGGAGATATGCTTCTCTATCTGCAGGGCATTGATGACGAGCGTTTTGGTGCCCTTTATCTTTTGCTTTTCGGGTTCCGAAATGGTTTTGGCATCCGTGATATAAGTAAAATCGCCTATACGGAAACCAAGTACCGGCAATTTATAGTGCATAACTTCGATCGGCCGGAACAGGATATTCCCAATCGAAAATGGCTTAAGGTCGATGGTTTTGAGGGTCACTTCAGGAATGCCGGGGTATTTCATTTCGGCAAAAACGTAAGAGAACTCGCGTTTTAAAGCTTCCTGTACCCGGGTAGTGGCATAAACATCAATAGCCGATTCCTGGCGGTAGTTAAACGCGCGGATATCGTCCATACCTGCAATATGGTCCTTGTGTTCGTGCGTAAAAACGATGGCATCCAGGTGCCTTACTTTGGCGCGCAGCATCTGGTACCGGAAATCGGGCCCTGAGTCGATGACGATAACCTTGCCTTCCGCTTCTATCATGACAGAGGAGCGCAGGCGTTTATCGCGGGGATCGGGCGATGTACATACTTCGCAATTGCAGGCTATTACTGGGACACCCTGCGAGGTTCCGGTTCCTAAAAAAGTAATGGTCACAGTTGCAGCCTGGTTTGTTTTATTTGTTGAACAAAGGTGATCTGTTTATCATCAAGCAGGTCGTAATCAAGGTCCAGTTCGCGCACCAGCTCAACTATCGCATGTATCTTGCTTTCGAGGTTCGAGAATTTATTAACCACGATAACCTTACTGCTGAGTAGCATACATGCACCCGTTTTAAAGTTCCCCTTCTCGTACCGCACCTTGTAGCCCGCGCTGCGGAGTAAGATTTCCAGTTTTTCAAGCGTATGGGTAGTTAGCGTGAGCATGTGTCCCAAAAATAGCAAGAATAGATGTGAGATGTGAGATTTGAGACGTGAGTTTTTGAAATAATTTGAATTTATGAGGTGAGGATATTTTATTTGATAGAACCATCCTGTTTTCGCACAACAAAAAGGGGGGGCTTTTAACAGGAAAACTCTAACCCTCTTTATTGCCTGCAATAGAGAGGGTCGGCGAGCTAAGCAATGCCGGGGTGGGTCGAGACGGCGACAGGTTGAAAACGTTATTTTTTTTCAGCCTTATCCAATGACTTCCGGTAAACGCCGCTCATTTGTTTCATCACAAATCCTTTTGGTAGAAATTTGATAAAAAAGCCGCCGACACGGTTCATAAAGCCCGGGATGTGTACGAGCTTTCGTTTGATAAAGGCATCGATACCTTCCTTTGCCGCCTGGTCCACCGGCATCAGCCAGCTTTTAAGATCGTTGAATTTCTCTCCTGCGGTCATTTCGGTAACAATGCCGCCGGGGGTATATACGGTGACCGAGAAATTTTTATTCGTTAATTCATGCGATAGTGCGGTCGCAAAGCTCAAAATAAATGCTTTGGTACCCGAATATGCAGCCTGGTACGGCACTGGAAATATCGCCGCCATGCTGGATACGATGAGTATGCCGCCTTCTTTCGCCGTTTTCTCAAAATCAAAGGCAAGCCGGTTGGTCATCCGTGCAACAGCATTGACGTTGGTTTGCAGCATGGTTTGAAAATAGTCCCAGGTCAATTCCTCATGTTTACCAAAATAAGTGATGCCTGCATTCAAAATTGCTCCATAAAGGTCGCCGCCTTTCAAAATTTCATCCAGCGCCTGGTCAACTTCATCCAATTTCGAGAGGTCGGCCGTTATCACCTTTACCTTGACGCCGGCCTGTTTTTCAAGTTCAGATTTCAGGCTTTCGAGTTTATCCTTTCTTCGCGCCAGCAGGATCAAATTAGCGCCGTGACTGTTAGCCAACTGACGCGCCATTTCTTCGCCCAGGCCCGAAGACGCCCCGGTAACCAGTACCCATTTATCTTTGAATCGCAGTTTGCTCATGAACGGGATAAAGCTAAAGAAATTTGTGTGATTTGCCTCACCCTATATCACTTCCCAATGGAAACGGACTATAACTTTCGGGATCAAAAGCCTATATTTAGTTTCCAATCAAACCTCTATGAAAAAGTCTTTACTAGTCTTGTTATTCATTGCTTTTAGCATTTATAGTTTCGCGCAGGAAACTAAAACCTATGCCGAAAAACTCGGCTGGCCCAAGGGCGCTAAGGTGCTGATACTGCATGTGGACGACGCAGGCATGTCGCACGACTCGAACGACGGCGTGGAGCAGGCTACCGGCAAGGGAGTGGCTACTTCAACCAGCGTGATGATGCCCTGTCCCTGGGTGCCCGAGATAGTGAAATATATTAAAGAACACCCGGATCTGGATGCCGGGCTGCACCTGACGCTTACTTCCGAATGGGAAAATTACCGCTGGGGGCCGCTGGCAGGCAAAGCAGCCGTGCCCGGCCTGGTTGATAAAGAGGGAAGTTTCTATCCGGCAGTTGCGGCGGTTTATTTTAGCGCATCGGGCGATGAGGTTGACAGAGAGATCCGCGCCCAGCTTGACAGGGCCTTGGCTATGGGTTTTAAGCCCACACACCTCGATTCGCATATGGGTACGCTGTTTGCGAAAAAGGCTTTTATGGAAAAGTATATCCAGTTAGGTATTGAAAAGCAGATACCGGTAATGTTCCCCGGCGGTGATGATCTTTTTTACAAGGCGGAGGCGAAAGCAGCATTAATTGCGGATATGAAGAAAAAGGGAACTTATAAAGAAGGTATGGCCATACCCGACCCGGCTGAACTTACCGGAGCCAAAGATATAGGCGCCATGATATGGAAAAATGGTTTACCTGTATTGGACGATCTGCATAATTCGAGCTACGACTGGCAGATGCCGGATATTGAGCATAAGACTGACGCCGAGATACAAAAATGGTACACCGATCATTATATTGAAAGCATAGGCCGCCTTAGCCCGGGCCTGACAATGGTGATCATGCATTGTACCAACCCGTCGCTGACATTCAAATACATTTGTAACGAAAGCAAAAAACGTAAAGGCGATATGATGGCCATGCTCGACCCGAGGCTGAAGGAATTTTTGGCTAAAAATGGCTACATTCTTACCACCTGGCGGGAGGTGATGGAAAGGAGGAAAAAGGCTGAGAATGATTAAAAGAAATTATTTTATCATTTCTTTTGTAGCATAAAGGCAATAATAGCCGTAATGTATGATGTATTGCATTTGTCAGTTAAAATTGAACAGCCCGCAATATGCCTTAACATTTTTATAAATATCAAAATAGAAACTACATTTATTCGTTAATAATCAGTTAATAACCAAATTATGAAAACTTTACTCTTAACAGTTGCCATTGCTCTTATCACAATAACTATTTTTTCCTGCGGGAAAACCTCGGTTACGCCTACCGTTGTCGGAAAGGTGGATACCAGTACAACACTTGTCGGCAGCACCCTGATAGTTGGCGACTGGAACCTGAAGAAGGATTCCGTTTTTTTGAATGGGGTCAATAATGTATACACAGGGGTGGACGGCGACCATTTTAAGTTTACCAAATACAGCAACCTATATATTCACATAACATCGGGTAATCTTATTGATACTGCGATATATACGCTTTCATCGCTTAATTTACAGGTTTCATGGACCAACTTATATTATAGCCAGAACGGAAATGTTGTAAGCGGTCAAAGTAATTCGTTCCCGTTCATTGTTACTACTATTGACGATCATAACATGGTGCTTACTTCAAATGTGAGTACGCCCGGTGGCCAGCGCTATGAGCAGCTGACCTTTACAAAATAGCCAGCGCGGTTATTCGATTTTTATCCCGGAACGGAATATTTATTAACTGACCAATGCGTCAGTTTTTGAAAATTAAATATTTAGTTCCGGGATATGTTTTTTACTTTCGTTCAGGATCAGATCTAAATCTTATTTCTTCTCTCCTCAACAAGGCTTATATCTATCAAAGTTTATCTCAGATCTACCACTTCCACACCCGGGTGATCTTTTTTGTCAAAAGTGAATGTGCTTTCCGGCATTTTCGGCTCCGAAGTCAGGCTGCGAATGGTATAAGTATAGCGGCTACCATTCTTATCAAAAATTAACGCGCTGTATATTGCTTTTTTGGCCTTGTCAATGGTCAGGCGCACTTTAAAAAACTGCTTTTTTGTGTCCTCGGGCGTCAGATCGATTATTTGGCACAACTTGCCGTCTATTTTTTCGTCGCCGTTGTAAACGTACTTATAGCCATGCTCATAAATGGTGAATATCTGCGCCGGGTTAAGGTTGTCATCGCTATGGTCCACATCATTTAATTCCACTTCCTTATCCTTTTTATTGTAGGTCCACTGGCTTTTGCCATCGCTTATTATTTCCTGTATTACGGTAGCTTTTTTTTCCTTCGGATCGTAAATGGTCACTTTAAATTTATTGGCTTTTGGCTGCGATATCAGCGTACCCGTTTGGGTATCATTGACTTGTGCCTGCGGATCTTCGAGGGAGAAGGTGAAATCAGCCTTAATAATGTTATAGCGGCTGTATTTTTTGCTTACTGCGCTTAAAATTTTCTTTGCTTCCACGTCTTTTTGCGCGAACGCGATATTTAAGGTCAACAAAACTGCCAGGATAGATGCAAATATTTTCTTAGTCATAATTATTGGTCATTAGTCAATGGTCAATTGTAATTGAGACCGCGACTGGTGAACAGGGTTTAATATTAAATTGTTTTCTGAATAACTTCCAGATGCCTTTCAAGGCTGTATTCGTCGCTGAACAGTACCTCAC
Above is a window of Mucilaginibacter ginsenosidivorans DNA encoding:
- a CDS encoding class I SAM-dependent methyltransferase, whose protein sequence is MNEIKEQFGNVSKRYDSQREFLIPCFQDFYTACMPLVRSLTHAKTALDIGAGTGLFSQFIHREKPDLKFTLLDVSGQMLNVAKERFEGESNFEYIELDFGKDALPGKYDLIISGLAIHHLEDADKAKLYKNIYKALNDGGLFINADQVAGRNLLFDSLYKYNWRETVTHSGLDHEALIQAFERTKLDKLAPLETQLHMLEKAGFNDVDCIYKNMNFVVFGGFKDENVETAVI
- a CDS encoding CocE/NonD family hydrolase, whose product is MKRTCLLALLLIPFFVSAQNADSVWFVNHYTKKEVTIPMRDGIKLFTSVYLPKDKAEKHPILMERTPYSCQPYGTAFLPFWKTHLMQYCKEQYIMVIQDVRGRWMSEGEFVDVRPFNPNKKTKQDIDESTDAYDTIDWMVKNLENNNGNVGVLGTSYPGFYSNMASLSGHPALKAVSPQAPVTDWFVGDDFHHNGAFFVMDAFDFYFGGGFGQPHPKPTPLPAKKYDYPVHDNYEFYLRAGALPNLTKLVGDSLKFWNEMMNHPNRDAWWQARNARVGVRNVKPAIMIVGGEFDAEDCFGAWNLYQALVKQSPATNSRLVMGPWYHGQWENNDGTHHGNIQFGSNTSEWYANYIEVPFFNYYLKGKGSVDSITKATIYFTGENKWHRSPQWPPADMTPTPVYLEPKGNLSFSAEGNDKNTSDSYISDPAKPVPYDEGVHFNRTRTYMSDDQRFASRRTDVLSYQTGILDKDVTLGGPVIADLVVSLSNTDADFVVKLIDVYPDNGSYNNVDIYAEEDQKGPYPMGGYQMLVRAEIMRGKFRNSYEKPEPFVPGKQTEVKYTLPDVAHTFKKGHRIMIQIQSSWFPLVDRNPQQFMDIYHAKDSDFVKETVNVYHDQSKVVLPVLKNN
- a CDS encoding GDSL-type esterase/lipase family protein, yielding MPGRGFQALSIKSEGTDVADWLRWRGLTAFVLKYRVMHTLTNDPTEEQRTKPVKQMEEDAKKVIPVAIADTRAAIAYVRKHAAEYGISPDRIVIIGFSAGGTMAASSAYNYTPENKPDYVAPIYAYMPPELQGTIPADAPPMFLAAASDDGFGLAPHSVDLYSKWLASRHSAEMHLYAKGNHGFGMKHQGIPTDNWIDRFYEWLGLEGLLTPLDPQVAEARRIASQPDWPNLRRYAEANSKVPPPAPNEKRVVFLGNSITDAWINTDSAFFAGKPYYDRGISGQTTPQMLVRFREDVIELKPSVVVILAGINDIAENTGPNKLENVFGNIVSMVQLARKAGIRPVISSVLPSNHFPWRPSIIPTEKVIALNKMLKDYADRNGVVYLDYYSKMVDAEKGLPKNLSHDGVHPTLEGYRVMEPLAEKAIAEALKRKQ
- a CDS encoding MBL fold metallo-hydrolase, which gives rise to MTITFLGTGTSQGVPVIACNCEVCTSPDPRDKRLRSSVMIEAEGKVIVIDSGPDFRYQMLRAKVRHLDAIVFTHEHKDHIAGMDDIRAFNYRQESAIDVYATTRVQEALKREFSYVFAEMKYPGIPEVTLKTIDLKPFSIGNILFRPIEVMHYKLPVLGFRIGDFTYITDAKTISEPEKQKIKGTKTLVINALQIEKHISHFTFVEAIAFAKEIGAEETYFTHISHRLGRHQAILGLLPKNITLAYDGLVLEV
- a CDS encoding SDR family NAD(P)-dependent oxidoreductase; this translates as MSKLRFKDKWVLVTGASSGLGEEMARQLANSHGANLILLARRKDKLESLKSELEKQAGVKVKVITADLSKLDEVDQALDEILKGGDLYGAILNAGITYFGKHEELTWDYFQTMLQTNVNAVARMTNRLAFDFEKTAKEGGILIVSSMAAIFPVPYQAAYSGTKAFILSFATALSHELTNKNFSVTVYTPGGIVTEMTAGEKFNDLKSWLMPVDQAAKEGIDAFIKRKLVHIPGFMNRVGGFFIKFLPKGFVMKQMSGVYRKSLDKAEKK
- a CDS encoding polysaccharide deacetylase family protein, whose product is MKKSLLVLLFIAFSIYSFAQETKTYAEKLGWPKGAKVLILHVDDAGMSHDSNDGVEQATGKGVATSTSVMMPCPWVPEIVKYIKEHPDLDAGLHLTLTSEWENYRWGPLAGKAAVPGLVDKEGSFYPAVAAVYFSASGDEVDREIRAQLDRALAMGFKPTHLDSHMGTLFAKKAFMEKYIQLGIEKQIPVMFPGGDDLFYKAEAKAALIADMKKKGTYKEGMAIPDPAELTGAKDIGAMIWKNGLPVLDDLHNSSYDWQMPDIEHKTDAEIQKWYTDHYIESIGRLSPGLTMVIMHCTNPSLTFKYICNESKKRKGDMMAMLDPRLKEFLAKNGYILTTWREVMERRKKAEND
- a CDS encoding LolA family protein, whose translation is MTKKIFASILAVLLTLNIAFAQKDVEAKKILSAVSKKYSRYNIIKADFTFSLEDPQAQVNDTQTGTLISQPKANKFKVTIYDPKEKKATVIQEIISDGKSQWTYNKKDKEVELNDVDHSDDNLNPAQIFTIYEHGYKYVYNGDEKIDGKLCQIIDLTPEDTKKQFFKVRLTIDKAKKAIYSALIFDKNGSRYTYTIRSLTSEPKMPESTFTFDKKDHPGVEVVDLR